The Qipengyuania aurantiaca genome contains the following window.
CTTCACCGATGCCAGCATGCCTATTGTCATGCGCATCGAGAGCGTGCGGGCGGATTCGCTGTGTACGTGGAAGGGCAAGTTCGTCGACGACGTGCTTGCGGGCGCGAAGGTGCCGCTCAATCGCTGGCTGCGCTTTGAAGACCAGCCGCAGATCCCGAGCCAGCTCGACCGGATCATGCAGGAAAACCGGCGTAACAAGAACGAATACGGCTTCTCCAGCCTGCGCCTGACCGTCGCCTTCCTGCACTGGCACAACCTCAAGGAAGCGCCGAACGAGCGCATCACTTCGCCGCTGCTGTGGCTCCCGGTCGAGGTCGCCAAGCGCAAGGGCGTGCGTGACCGTTATGTGATGACCTGCGCGGAGCCGATTGCCGAGTTCAACCCGGCGCTGCGCCACATGCTCCGCCAGCTCTACGACATCGAGCTGCCAGAGGCGGTGGACCTCACCGAAACCAGCATCGACGCCATCCATCAGGCGATCCGCGCGCAGATCCACGAGAGCGAACCGGGTGTGCGGCTGGAAATGCAGGAACGCCCGCAGATCCAGATGATCCTGCGCCGCGCGGTGCAGCGGGTGAACACATTCAACCGCCGCCGTTCCGGCTCGAAACAGACCATCAGCGCCAAGGCGGATTTCAGCTATGCGCGCGACGATTACCGCCCGCTAGGCCTCGCCCTGTTCGAGAAATTCGTGAAGCCCGATCCGCTGCCGCAGCGCGTGGCTGCGGGGGGCAGGGCATCGCCCAAGCGCGAGCTCATGGTCGCCGAAACCGAAGCGCAGACTTACGGCAAGGTTTCGGGCGCGGGCCACAAGTTCAGCTGGGAGATCGACCTCACGCAGGTCACGCTGGCGAACTTCAACTACAAGAAGATGTCGCTGGTGCGCGACTACAACGCGCTCATCGAAACGCCCGAAACGCAGCCCGCCTTCGACCAGGTCTTCTCGATCGAGCCCAAGCCTTTCACCGAAGGCGCGCCGCCGCCAATCCCGGCGGGTGAGCAATGGGGCGTGGTGCCGAGCGACGCGACGCAGGAACAGGCGGTCGCCTTTGCGCGCACGGGGCGCAGCTACATCATCCAGGGACCTCCCGGCACGGGCAAGTCGCAGACGATCACCAACCTGATCGCCGACTATGCGGGGCAGGGCAAACGCGTGCTCTTCGTGTGCGAGAAGCGCGCCGCGCTCGACGTGGTGTTCCACCGGCTGGGGCAGGCGGGTCTCGATGGCCTCGCGACCATCATCCACGACAGCCAGGACGACAAGAAGGAGTTCATTGCCGACCTGCGCGATCATTACGAGCGCTGGGGCAAGAACGCCGACGGGCTGGAAGAGGCGCAGGCGGAACGCGCGCGGACCGTCGCCGCGCTGGAGGAGCACGTCTCGCAGATCGCTGCCTTCGAAAAAGCGGTGGGCCATGCCGATGCCGAGGGCGCGATACCCTTGCGCGATCTCGTCCGCCGGGCCGCCGCTCTGCCTACACCGCCGCAGGGCATCGGCGCCGCCGAGCGCGAGACGCTGCCCAGCCTCGGTGACTGGGACGCCGCGCGACCGATGGCGGAGCGCGTCTTCCGCGCCCTGTCCGAGATCGTCGGCGCGTCCGACCTTGCGAGCCATCCCTTCGCCCGCCTTGCGCCCGCGCTGGTGCGGGACGATCGGCCATATGCGGTGCTGGAGGCGGCTATCGGGGCTGCCGAGAGCCAGCTCCAGCGGCTCGACCCGCTGGTCGAGGACGCACAGTTTCCGATCTCAAGCGCGACCCCGCTCGGCGAAGCGCGCGCGGCGCTGACCTTGGCCGAGCGCATGGTGTCGACCGGATTGGCGGAAACGCCCGGACTGCTCGACCCGCTCTCTCCCGCCTCGCAGGCGCTGCAAGGCGACATGGCGCGTATCGCCACGCTGGAAGCGCGCGAGAAGGCCGCGGCCGAGGAGGCGAGCGGCTGGCATGACCCGTTCTCGCCGGCGGACACCGCCGCCGGTCTCGAATTGGCGCGAGCCAAGGAAGGCTCGCTCTTCGCCTTCTTCAGCGGCCCGTGGCGCGAACTGAAGAAGACCGTGCAGGCGCGCTACGATTTCGCTTCCCACGCGGTGAAGCCGAAGATCGCCGCCGTGCTCGAATTGCTGGCGGCGCAGCACGCGGCCGGCGCCGCCGTGGATGAGGCGCGGAGCGAGGTGCAGGCACGGCTCGGCACCTCGGACTTGCCCGGCTTGCTCGCACTCCGGCAGGAACTCACGGACAGTACGCAGGACGGCGCGCCAGCCAAGGTGGCCGCCCTGTCGAAATCCGGCGACGGCGCCCATGTCCTGGCTCGGCTGGGTCAGGGCGCGGCGGCCATGCGCGCGCTCGACGAGGCGCTGGGCGGCGCGCTTGCCGGGATCGACGCTCTGACGCTCGACGAACTGGGCGAATTGCTGCGCGACCTGCGCGAAGCGCTCGACGATCTGCCCGATCTCCTGCCCTTCCTGGCCGAAGTCCATGGGGCCGAGCCAAGCGTGGCGGGCGTGCTCACCACGCTTGCCCAGCCGCTTGCCCAGATCGAGGCGCTGGTGGTCGACGAGGCCATCGCCGCGCGCGAGCGGGCCGCTCCCGACATCCGCCGCTTCGACATCGACCGCATGATCGCCCTTTCGCGCCGCGCCAGCGCCGCGCGCGACCTGCTGCGCGACCAGAACGCCGCCGCCATCCGCGCGACGCTCCACCGCCAGTTCCGCGACAATGTGAAGCTGTCCGAAACCTCGGTCACCCAGCTCGATACGCAGCAGCGCGCCTTCAAGAAGGTCTACGCCACCGGTCGCCGCGAGCTGGAGCACGAATTCGGCAAGTCGATGCGCTACAAGTCGATCCGCGAGATGGCGAGCGGCGACAGCGGGCGGGTCGTGAACGATCTGAAGCCGATTTGGCTCATGAGCCCGCTCTCAGTCTCCGACACGCTGCCGCTGGAACCCGAACTCTTCGACGTGGTCATCTTCGACGAGGCCAGCCAAATCCCCACCGAGGATGCCGTACCCGCGCTCTGCCGTTCGCGGCAGGTGGTCATCGTCGGCGACGAAATGCAGCTGCCGCCGACCAGCTTTTTCTCGGCGACGCTCAACGACGAGGACATGGAAGTGCTGGCCGAGGAGGATGGCGAGCAGATCGCCATCGTGCTCGACGCCGACAGCTTGCTCTCACAAGCCGCGCGCAACCTGCCTGCAACCCTGCTGGCATGGCATTACCGCAGCCGCTTCGAGGCGCTGATCAGCTTCTCCAACGCGGCCTTCTACGCCGGCCAGCTGGTCACCATCCCCGACCGCACGCTGCGCGCGCAGCACGATGCGCACGAGCCGGTTCAGTCGGACAGCGAGGAGGCGTGGAGCCATGGCACCAGCCGCCTGCTCTCCGCCCCGATTACCGCGCACCGAATGGAGGACGGCGTTTACGATCGCCGCTCGAACCTTCCTGAAGCGCGCTACATCGCCGGGCTGGTCCGCGACCTGCTCGCCCGCGAGACGGGACAGAGCATCGGCATCGTCGCCTTTTCCGAAGCGCAGCAGACCGAGATCGAGGATGCGCTCGAGCGGCTGGCGAATGAGGACAAGGATTTCGGTGCGGCGCTCACCCGCGAGATGGAGCGCGAGGAGGACGGGCAGTTCGCCGGGCTTTTCGTCAAGAACCTCGAAAACGTGCAGGGCGACGAGCGCGACATCATCCTGATGAGCGTATGCTATGCGCCGGGCCGCGACGGCAAGATGGTCATGAATTTCGGGCCCATCAACCAGCGCGGCGGCGAGAAGCGCCTAAACGTCATCTTCAGCCGCGCCAAGCGGCACATGGCTATCGTCAGCTCGATCCAGCCCGAGCAGATCACCAACATCCACAACGACGGCGCGCGGGCGCTGCGCAACTTCCTCGCTTTTGCCGAAGCGCAATCGGCGGGCGCGCATGACAACGCGCAGGCGGTGCTCGGCACGCTCAACCCCGATGCCGCGCGCACTTTCGACGCCGCGCTGCCGCTCGATCCGGTGCGCAGCGCAATTGCCGAGGCGTTGCGGGCACGCGGTCACGAGGTGCACGAGCATGTCGGCGGGGCGAGCTTCCGCTGCGACATCGCCGTGGTCGATCCGGCGGGCGGCGGCTACGCGCTCGGCGTGCTGCTCGACCGCGAGGGCACCGGCGAGACGGCCATCGAGGAGCGCTTCGTCTTCCGCCCCGGCATATTGCGCGCCTTCGGCTGGCGCGTTGTCGATGTGCCGGTGACCAGCTGGCTGCGCGCTCGCGAGCCGGTGATCGAGCGGATCGAGCAGGAGCTCAAGCGCTCCAGCTGGGACCTTGCCGACAGCGATCCGCTCGCCGGTACCACCGCGCCCGCGCCGCCGCCAAAGCCGCAGCCGGTCTCGGTCCCGACGACCGCGAAGAGCGAGCCCGAGCCGCCCAGGCCGCCAGAGCCCGAACAGGCAGGCGGGATGACCGAATACCGCCTCGTCGCGGGCGCATCGAACAAGTTCTGGCGCATCGGCGTCGAGGGCACCGATCTCACCGTCGAGTTCGGCCGCGTCGGCACCAAGGGCCAGCGCGTGGTGAAGAGCTTCGACGACGAGGACCGCGCGCGGCGCGAGATGAACAAGCTGGTCCTCGAAAAGACCCGCAAGGGCTACGAGGAGTTCGGCTGAGGCCTAGGTGTTCAAGTGCTTGAGCAGCGGCGCCTGTATGCTGCGATGCTCGACCA
Protein-coding sequences here:
- a CDS encoding AAA domain-containing protein — protein: MDQTPEMQPEASAAPLEAGAVKPLREVLTQTSQLPPDDLVHAMLGLMVEVAEIHEQGRVARIGFDHVVETTDGSLSLVDRQGEAPRSNLRAIHAVQPQVSSALKLVGNYRVTQDEGRGTKVDDLSVLDGDEFEVTEPVYITRLRNWETELGHHDEITDVFQLGMVMACLACGLDPMEFEDIERFSMHRDNLFAIAPRLHPVIASIILEATHLNRHERATDVAELARRLDTWRDQPTGIEVERVMAEAQGVPGRRAAVLSHLRDRLFDLSRRNRLIHFRATQSSINFTDASMPIVMRIESVRADSLCTWKGKFVDDVLAGAKVPLNRWLRFEDQPQIPSQLDRIMQENRRNKNEYGFSSLRLTVAFLHWHNLKEAPNERITSPLLWLPVEVAKRKGVRDRYVMTCAEPIAEFNPALRHMLRQLYDIELPEAVDLTETSIDAIHQAIRAQIHESEPGVRLEMQERPQIQMILRRAVQRVNTFNRRRSGSKQTISAKADFSYARDDYRPLGLALFEKFVKPDPLPQRVAAGGRASPKRELMVAETEAQTYGKVSGAGHKFSWEIDLTQVTLANFNYKKMSLVRDYNALIETPETQPAFDQVFSIEPKPFTEGAPPPIPAGEQWGVVPSDATQEQAVAFARTGRSYIIQGPPGTGKSQTITNLIADYAGQGKRVLFVCEKRAALDVVFHRLGQAGLDGLATIIHDSQDDKKEFIADLRDHYERWGKNADGLEEAQAERARTVAALEEHVSQIAAFEKAVGHADAEGAIPLRDLVRRAAALPTPPQGIGAAERETLPSLGDWDAARPMAERVFRALSEIVGASDLASHPFARLAPALVRDDRPYAVLEAAIGAAESQLQRLDPLVEDAQFPISSATPLGEARAALTLAERMVSTGLAETPGLLDPLSPASQALQGDMARIATLEAREKAAAEEASGWHDPFSPADTAAGLELARAKEGSLFAFFSGPWRELKKTVQARYDFASHAVKPKIAAVLELLAAQHAAGAAVDEARSEVQARLGTSDLPGLLALRQELTDSTQDGAPAKVAALSKSGDGAHVLARLGQGAAAMRALDEALGGALAGIDALTLDELGELLRDLREALDDLPDLLPFLAEVHGAEPSVAGVLTTLAQPLAQIEALVVDEAIAARERAAPDIRRFDIDRMIALSRRASAARDLLRDQNAAAIRATLHRQFRDNVKLSETSVTQLDTQQRAFKKVYATGRRELEHEFGKSMRYKSIREMASGDSGRVVNDLKPIWLMSPLSVSDTLPLEPELFDVVIFDEASQIPTEDAVPALCRSRQVVIVGDEMQLPPTSFFSATLNDEDMEVLAEEDGEQIAIVLDADSLLSQAARNLPATLLAWHYRSRFEALISFSNAAFYAGQLVTIPDRTLRAQHDAHEPVQSDSEEAWSHGTSRLLSAPITAHRMEDGVYDRRSNLPEARYIAGLVRDLLARETGQSIGIVAFSEAQQTEIEDALERLANEDKDFGAALTREMEREEDGQFAGLFVKNLENVQGDERDIILMSVCYAPGRDGKMVMNFGPINQRGGEKRLNVIFSRAKRHMAIVSSIQPEQITNIHNDGARALRNFLAFAEAQSAGAHDNAQAVLGTLNPDAARTFDAALPLDPVRSAIAEALRARGHEVHEHVGGASFRCDIAVVDPAGGGYALGVLLDREGTGETAIEERFVFRPGILRAFGWRVVDVPVTSWLRAREPVIERIEQELKRSSWDLADSDPLAGTTAPAPPPKPQPVSVPTTAKSEPEPPRPPEPEQAGGMTEYRLVAGASNKFWRIGVEGTDLTVEFGRVGTKGQRVVKSFDDEDRARREMNKLVLEKTRKGYEEFG